The following nucleotide sequence is from Aedes aegypti strain LVP_AGWG chromosome 3, AaegL5.0 Primary Assembly, whole genome shotgun sequence.
CCAATGAATACAACAAAATACAGCCTCTAAGCCCTTTGAAGAAGGCGAAATATACGTCGAAACTTTGGAGAAATAGAAGCAAAAGTCGTTTTGACTGCTCAAAAACTGATCGAGCCTATAAAACTTTAAATAGAAATTTTAATGAGGCATATGTAGAATTCATATTATGTGATTCTCTAAAAATTGGGAGCGTACTgcatacagtcaaacctccatgaaggaaccattgactcatggaaatatcgagtcatggaacagaaatgctttggaaagctgtttcaggggaccatcatagtaaccatgaaattttgatcttagtatggttccatgatgGGATTcgtgttatcaaaatttcattcgcAATTTACAATGGTGTCTACATGGAATTAAGATACTACTGGAGTTCAAATAACCCATTTCCGAAAATGACCACAACTCTCCCTTATCTAAACAAAACTCACCTGGAAGCCAGCTTCAGTGTCTGGATTTTACTCAGCTTATCGCTCGGCAGCGTTGGAATGATTTTGCGCAGCGATGCGAACGCCTCGTTCAAGCTCTGCGTCCGCTGCCGTTCCCGCACGTTGGCCATAACCCGCTGCGTTTGCAGCTCCTCGAAACTTATGGATTCCCGGACATGCCGCTTCCGTACCCGATTGGATCGGGACTTCCTGGCGGGTTTGCTGCTGGTGGTTGTGGCAATGTCTACGCTGGCAGGGATCACCGGAAGTCCTTCCGGATTGGGCGGAGTTTCGCTGGCGGTGATACAGGAAGAGGACGAAGGAGATGAACTGGTTGTGGTGATCATGCAGGATGATGGAGGTTGGGAGTTGGGGAGGTGGCTGTGGGGATAGATGGAGTCGTCCGGTTTGTTCGGGGACGAGGTGACTGAGATGGAGGAGGCGTCGTTTTCCGCACTACAGGGTGTGTCATTTTGATAGTAGATACCGTAGTGGGTAGGGTCGGAATAAGACGTTGGGATGGAGTGGATCATTCGAGAGGAGGGATGATTTTCTTCGAGATTGGAGAACTCTGGGAGGGCAGCGTAGTTACTTGAGGGGTGGTATTCTGAAGGGGCGTAGCCGTATATGTTGCCATCGTAACGGAGACGCTTGCTGTCTGCCGAAGGACTGAGCGATGATTGATCGAACTCGTAATCGTAGTCGGCGTCGAGCTTCCGCTTTTTGTTGGCCATTGATAGACTGTTCATGGAGGatgtcatgatttcatgacgaGGGAGGTTCATGGGATCAACCACCGGAACGACGTGCGTCGTCACGATGGATGGTGGCTGATATACGTAGATAGTGGACGAAGGAGTTGACGTTTGAGGAGGCATCAACGTTGTGAAGTCCGGTCCATGATGGACCGTGTGATGTGACTGCTGCTGATGATGAGTCACGTGATGGTGATTCATGCTGGAACCactgtcaaaattttcatacgaTTCCACTTTTATCATTTTCGGGGAGCGTTCTATGTTTGCACTAACACTGACCGGA
It contains:
- the LOC5576491 gene encoding protein twist; this translates as MSAVSRNSPKLILDISNNQFDSPQQLPVSVSANIERSPKMIKVESYENFDSGSSMNHHHVTHHQQQSHHTVHHGPDFTTLMPPQTSTPSSTIYVYQPPSIVTTHVVPVVDPMNLPRHEIMTSSMNSLSMANKKRKLDADYDYEFDQSSLSPSADSKRLRYDGNIYGYAPSEYHPSSNYAALPEFSNLEENHPSSRMIHSIPTSYSDPTHYGIYYQNDTPCSAENDASSISVTSSPNKPDDSIYPHSHLPNSQPPSSCMITTTSSSPSSSSCITASETPPNPEGLPVIPASVDIATTTSSKPARKSRSNRVRKRHVRESISFEELQTQRVMANVRERQRTQSLNEAFASLRKIIPTLPSDKLSKIQTLKLASRYIDFLYRVLSNNELPLLEETQKNLANSGGATGTGPLQFSGSGILAHEKLSYLFSVWRMEGDWSNGSSSGSSSGKE